One part of the Phycisphaeraceae bacterium genome encodes these proteins:
- a CDS encoding DUF4238 domain-containing protein, producing the protein MSATKERNHYVPRFLLNRFASRADGKKRFVWQFSKDRSPKELSTKDVGVSSFFYGKPENGVEERLQGVEETQARALVAVDQGQSPAEHAATLRQLIWMLTVRTNATRQQFAATGSTMMDQLERTAGSDEAKAAMLAQAHRECDDLLRKDLAKLPTPYATRALELLENPARVDAFRDLLTRHVGTLDLQGFLRWARQQAGQLFDFTNVAAKGQIRGLSALLDLADAPASFAPSHWEVIRRPKGTFLLGDGCVFAISMEGRISSPFVFKDTWQAVYCPISSSAVLVASPRPIDGVLSDERINVASVELSDAVFFASQCTDRESEYAARIGTGEPLISEVELAEMARNGWKDLRDGKGRSKQAPGDGAKSEIKPPPNGE; encoded by the coding sequence ATGTCCGCCACGAAGGAACGCAATCACTATGTGCCGCGGTTTCTGCTCAATCGGTTCGCGTCGCGAGCAGATGGCAAGAAGCGATTCGTGTGGCAGTTCTCGAAGGACAGATCGCCCAAGGAGCTCAGCACAAAGGACGTCGGAGTGAGCTCGTTCTTTTACGGCAAGCCCGAAAACGGAGTCGAAGAGCGTCTTCAGGGAGTCGAGGAGACCCAGGCGAGAGCGCTTGTCGCTGTTGATCAGGGCCAATCCCCCGCGGAGCACGCGGCAACGCTCCGGCAGCTGATCTGGATGCTCACCGTCCGCACCAACGCAACGCGCCAACAGTTTGCGGCCACCGGTTCCACGATGATGGACCAGCTCGAGCGCACCGCGGGGAGCGACGAAGCGAAGGCCGCGATGTTGGCCCAAGCGCACCGCGAGTGCGACGACCTTCTCCGGAAAGACCTCGCCAAGCTGCCCACGCCCTACGCGACGCGGGCGCTGGAACTCCTCGAGAACCCCGCCCGCGTGGACGCCTTCCGCGACTTGCTGACGCGTCATGTCGGCACCCTGGATCTGCAGGGCTTTCTTCGATGGGCCCGCCAGCAAGCGGGCCAGCTCTTCGACTTCACCAACGTGGCTGCAAAGGGACAAATCCGCGGACTCTCGGCCCTGCTCGACCTTGCCGATGCGCCCGCGTCCTTCGCGCCCTCGCACTGGGAGGTCATCAGACGCCCCAAGGGTACCTTCCTCCTCGGCGACGGGTGTGTGTTCGCGATCTCGATGGAGGGTCGAATCTCGTCGCCGTTTGTGTTCAAGGACACGTGGCAGGCTGTGTACTGCCCCATCAGCTCGAGCGCCGTGCTCGTCGCTTCTCCGAGACCGATCGACGGCGTGCTCTCCGACGAGCGAATCAATGTCGCCTCGGTAGAGCTCAGCGATGCGGTGTTCTTCGCCAGTCAATGCACCGATCGGGAATCGGAGTACGCGGCGCGAATCGGCACCGGCGAGCCGCTGATCTCGGAAGTCGAGCTGGCGGAGATGGCCCGCAACGGGTGGAAGGACCTACGGGACGGGAAGGGGCGATCGAAACAAGCACCCGGCGACGGCGCCAAATCGGAGATCAAGCCCCCTCCGAACGGGGAGTGA
- a CDS encoding S8 family peptidase yields MPQRPNFLLGRGENLVEPIVVPGRPVEREAPYSIPAARERLEPMLVAAVRRLEALPDLACPHDQTVASITLHPEYIAKSYFPSRLINAVGLRTVGSRGVEVTPERRSMGRVPEPKPSTEVFVAGPRGAFRDWADKLPRWTIKTVGADDLAAVEKFAAIEPAGKIKAVFSKHDEVLFEVVLHASDRRHDDYILEGFRAFLRPLGVKADMDLRFYAGGLCFLRMKAPKARIGEIAEFSFLRAAREMPRIRVMRPIIRGLAPKGSKVSLPTQPPLDPSLRVAVFDGGLPDRSPLSPWAVAHDTDGVGRPLKELHLHGHAVTSALLFGSIDPDAAAERPFAAVDHYRVLDEKSHHDPYELYDVLQRIKSVLETKQYEFINLSMGPAMPVDDDDVHAWTSVLDEYLSEGTTIASIAVGNGGEDDAELRHNRIQVPADCVNGLSIGACDSAGVKWKRAVYSSIGPGRSPGIVKPDLLAFGGSDREPYLVLDADAVPRVVGVTGTSFASPDALRSALGIRAHFGQNLSPLAIKALLIHGSENPGFSRTDIGWGRIARTIEAMVICPPGMVSVVYQGKMEARKFVRAPIPMPGAQLAGRVSIRATFCFSTPVDPGHSGNYTRSGLEVFFRPDKENRDPPDALHAKTDTFFRPGALYPTEDKLRRDAHKWETCLHAEVTKLGRSLNGPVFDVHYNARAESHSVSSAPKIRYALVVTVEAPRVADLYDQVLRRYRNQLEPINPIVQIPLQT; encoded by the coding sequence ATGCCGCAGCGCCCCAACTTCCTGCTCGGTCGCGGCGAGAACCTCGTCGAGCCCATCGTGGTACCGGGCCGTCCGGTCGAACGCGAGGCGCCGTACTCCATCCCGGCCGCCCGTGAGCGGCTCGAGCCCATGCTTGTCGCCGCGGTCCGCCGGCTGGAAGCGCTCCCGGATCTCGCGTGTCCGCACGACCAGACGGTGGCGAGCATCACGCTGCATCCGGAGTACATCGCCAAGAGCTATTTTCCCAGTCGATTGATCAACGCCGTGGGCCTCCGCACGGTTGGCAGCCGCGGGGTGGAGGTCACGCCCGAGCGTCGCAGCATGGGCAGGGTGCCCGAGCCCAAGCCCAGCACGGAGGTTTTCGTGGCTGGGCCCCGCGGCGCCTTCCGCGATTGGGCCGACAAGCTCCCGCGGTGGACCATCAAAACCGTCGGGGCCGATGACCTCGCGGCCGTTGAGAAGTTCGCGGCGATTGAGCCCGCAGGCAAGATCAAGGCCGTGTTCTCGAAGCACGACGAGGTCCTGTTCGAGGTGGTGCTCCACGCCAGCGATCGCCGCCATGACGACTACATCCTGGAGGGATTCCGGGCGTTCCTTAGGCCGTTGGGCGTGAAGGCGGACATGGACCTGCGGTTCTATGCCGGCGGGCTCTGCTTCCTTCGGATGAAGGCCCCCAAGGCCCGGATCGGTGAGATCGCGGAGTTCTCGTTCCTCCGCGCCGCCCGCGAGATGCCCAGGATCCGCGTGATGAGGCCGATCATCCGCGGTCTTGCGCCGAAGGGGAGCAAGGTCTCGCTCCCCACGCAGCCGCCCCTGGATCCGTCGCTCCGGGTCGCAGTCTTCGACGGCGGCTTGCCCGACCGTTCCCCGCTGTCGCCTTGGGCGGTCGCCCACGACACTGACGGGGTTGGCAGGCCGCTGAAGGAGCTGCACCTCCACGGCCACGCCGTCACTTCCGCCCTGCTGTTCGGGAGCATCGACCCTGATGCCGCGGCCGAACGACCCTTCGCCGCCGTCGACCACTATCGGGTGCTGGACGAGAAGTCTCACCACGACCCCTACGAGCTGTACGACGTGCTCCAGCGGATCAAGTCCGTGTTGGAGACGAAGCAGTACGAGTTCATCAACCTCAGCATGGGCCCGGCGATGCCGGTCGATGACGACGACGTGCACGCGTGGACCAGTGTCCTTGACGAGTACCTGTCGGAGGGAACCACCATCGCTTCGATCGCCGTCGGCAACGGCGGCGAAGATGACGCCGAGCTCCGGCACAACCGCATCCAGGTCCCGGCGGATTGCGTCAACGGCCTCTCCATCGGCGCCTGCGACTCTGCCGGTGTGAAATGGAAGCGTGCCGTGTACAGCTCGATCGGCCCCGGACGAAGCCCCGGGATCGTGAAGCCAGACCTGCTCGCCTTCGGCGGCAGCGACCGCGAGCCCTACCTGGTGCTGGACGCCGACGCCGTTCCTAGGGTTGTCGGAGTCACCGGGACCAGCTTCGCCTCGCCCGATGCGCTCCGGTCGGCGCTGGGGATCCGCGCGCACTTCGGCCAGAATCTCTCGCCGCTGGCGATCAAAGCGCTACTGATCCACGGCAGCGAGAACCCAGGATTCTCGCGCACCGACATCGGGTGGGGGCGCATCGCGCGGACCATCGAGGCGATGGTGATCTGCCCGCCGGGCATGGTGTCCGTCGTCTACCAAGGCAAGATGGAGGCCCGCAAGTTTGTCCGCGCTCCGATCCCCATGCCCGGTGCGCAGCTCGCCGGCCGCGTGTCGATCCGGGCGACATTCTGTTTCTCGACACCCGTAGACCCCGGCCACTCCGGGAACTACACCCGCAGCGGACTGGAGGTGTTCTTCCGCCCCGACAAGGAAAACCGTGATCCGCCCGATGCGCTCCACGCCAAGACCGACACATTCTTCCGGCCGGGTGCGCTGTACCCGACCGAGGACAAGCTCCGCCGCGACGCCCACAAGTGGGAGACCTGCTTGCACGCCGAGGTTACCAAGCTTGGTCGGAGTCTCAACGGACCGGTCTTTGATGTGCACTACAACGCCAGGGCTGAGAGCCACAGCGTGTCCTCGGCGCCGAAGATCCGATACGCCCTGGTCGTCACGGTCGAGGCGCCGCGTGTGGCGGACCTGTACGACCAGGTTCTCCGCCGCTACAGGAACCAACTCGAACCCATCAATCCGATCGTGCAGATCCCCCTCCAGACCTGA
- a CDS encoding AAA family ATPase, which produces MAGRPQDVHLFLYKLSKRYRDTAPQMAAGVAELLKEGPTRASPLRRQAEHAVPVDLDSKLHLLRVEHAAELEVDPIFSDAVRSQLETLVAERQAGERLREAGLDPTRSALFTGPPGVGKTLAAKWLAVQLGKPLLVLDLSAVMSSFLGRTGGNVRQVLDYAKTQDCVLLLDELDAIAKRRDDRTEIGELKRLVTVLLQEIDDWPSTGLLLAATNHPDLLDPAVWRRFDMVVEFGLPTADQVAEAVHQFVGDAMPHDAPWQHALGIVLQGKSFSDIYRSIIAARRAAAVSGEPLDHRLRGIVRQHAEGLRKADRIDLARILTQSDVVSQRDAHELTGISRDTIRKAVRHHDE; this is translated from the coding sequence ATGGCCGGCCGTCCCCAAGACGTGCATCTCTTCCTCTACAAGCTGTCCAAGCGGTACCGGGACACGGCGCCGCAGATGGCCGCTGGGGTCGCCGAGCTCCTCAAGGAAGGGCCGACCCGCGCATCGCCGCTGCGACGGCAGGCCGAGCACGCGGTCCCGGTTGATCTCGATTCCAAGCTCCATCTGCTCCGCGTCGAGCACGCTGCCGAACTGGAGGTGGACCCCATCTTCAGCGACGCGGTTCGATCACAGCTTGAGACGCTTGTTGCCGAGCGACAGGCCGGTGAGCGATTGAGAGAGGCAGGGCTCGATCCGACGAGGTCGGCCCTGTTCACCGGCCCCCCCGGTGTCGGCAAGACGCTCGCTGCCAAGTGGCTGGCCGTTCAGCTGGGCAAGCCGCTGCTGGTCCTGGACCTGTCCGCGGTCATGAGCAGCTTCCTGGGCCGGACCGGCGGCAATGTCCGTCAGGTGTTGGACTACGCCAAGACACAGGATTGCGTCCTGCTGCTCGATGAGCTCGACGCGATCGCCAAGCGGAGGGATGATCGCACCGAGATCGGCGAGTTGAAGCGCCTTGTCACGGTGCTCCTGCAGGAGATCGATGACTGGCCGTCGACCGGCCTGCTGCTAGCCGCCACCAACCACCCCGATCTGCTCGATCCGGCGGTCTGGCGACGGTTCGACATGGTCGTCGAGTTCGGCCTGCCGACTGCGGACCAGGTCGCCGAGGCGGTGCACCAGTTCGTCGGGGACGCCATGCCCCACGACGCGCCGTGGCAGCACGCACTGGGGATCGTCCTCCAGGGCAAGTCGTTCAGCGACATCTACAGGTCGATCATCGCGGCCCGACGCGCCGCCGCCGTGAGCGGCGAACCGCTCGATCATCGGCTCCGCGGCATCGTCCGGCAGCACGCCGAGGGCCTCCGGAAGGCCGATCGGATCGACCTGGCAAGAATCCTCACGCAGTCAGACGTCGTCTCCCAACGGGACGCCCATGAACTGACCGGCATCAGCCGCGACACCATACGCAAGGCGGTTCGTCATCACGATGAATGA
- a CDS encoding DUF2188 domain-containing protein, translating into MASKNYSVGPHEDGWQVRRDGAHRASEVFQTKAPAIERGKELAKESGGELRIKGENGRIQNPNSYGNDPNPPRDRRH; encoded by the coding sequence ATGGCGAGCAAGAACTACAGCGTCGGACCGCACGAGGATGGCTGGCAGGTGCGGCGCGATGGCGCGCATCGCGCTTCGGAGGTGTTCCAGACCAAGGCACCGGCCATCGAACGCGGCAAGGAACTGGCCAAAGAGTCTGGAGGGGAGTTGCGGATCAAGGGGGAGAACGGCCGGATCCAGAACCCCAACAGCTACGGGAACGATCCCAATCCACCCAGGGACCGCCGGCACTAA
- a CDS encoding SEC-C domain-containing protein, whose protein sequence is MTAWFESDPARWAGEQEIAHRLMEGVTATIDESGRSVIRGTFRLLSEHGTELDRFALRFVYPDGFPSRGLHPSVYLDSHRDRWRNTVDSHIESDWKLCPYVPGESEVNCLRPDALATILARVHVFLRLETIYQRDLVKELTTGIKARWPGPQRSHGDLGLLEAARERRPSPNGPCICGSGKKYKKCHLWKLSRPKGRR, encoded by the coding sequence GTGACGGCGTGGTTCGAGTCCGATCCGGCGCGGTGGGCCGGCGAGCAGGAGATTGCACACCGCCTTATGGAGGGCGTGACCGCGACGATCGACGAGTCCGGACGGTCCGTGATCCGCGGCACGTTCCGGCTCCTTTCCGAGCACGGCACGGAGCTTGATCGATTCGCGCTTCGGTTCGTCTACCCGGATGGGTTTCCGTCCCGTGGACTGCACCCCAGCGTCTACCTCGACAGCCACCGCGACCGCTGGCGGAACACGGTCGACAGCCACATCGAATCGGACTGGAAGCTCTGCCCCTACGTCCCGGGAGAGTCCGAGGTGAACTGCCTGCGCCCGGATGCGCTCGCGACGATCCTCGCCCGCGTCCATGTGTTCCTTCGCCTGGAGACCATCTACCAACGGGACCTGGTAAAGGAACTGACGACCGGGATCAAGGCCCGGTGGCCGGGGCCGCAGCGATCGCACGGGGACCTGGGGCTGTTGGAGGCCGCCCGCGAGAGGCGCCCCTCTCCCAACGGCCCCTGCATCTGCGGGAGCGGGAAGAAGTACAAGAAGTGCCACCTGTGGAAGCTGTCGCGGCCGAAAGGTCGCCGCTAG
- a CDS encoding nucleotide-binding protein, translated as MAALLAEHGELVEFQPGQTIIEQGAADNTVYFILTGVADVFVNNRAVAARGPRETIGEMAVIEPAAPRSATVKARDAVTVLKLAGETFESIAEQTSGSLWKAASRILAERLRQREKFHRPANPMPVLFLGSSVEGLSVAREVQQQLKHDPLVVKIWTTGVFGPSGIPVDDLIRQVSEADFALFVFGPDDKIASRDQQYQGPRDNVVFELGLFMGKLGRERVFLMRQHGGDLKIPTDLLGVTPITYVCREGCSLADELGPACHELRQATRKLGAI; from the coding sequence GTGGCGGCGCTGCTCGCCGAGCACGGCGAGCTGGTTGAGTTCCAACCGGGCCAGACGATCATCGAACAGGGAGCCGCCGACAACACCGTCTACTTCATTCTCACCGGGGTTGCGGACGTGTTTGTGAATAACCGTGCGGTTGCCGCGCGCGGTCCGCGGGAGACGATCGGGGAGATGGCGGTGATTGAACCGGCCGCGCCGAGGTCGGCGACGGTCAAGGCGCGGGACGCGGTGACGGTCCTCAAGTTGGCAGGGGAGACGTTCGAGTCGATCGCGGAGCAGACGTCAGGCAGTCTCTGGAAGGCGGCCAGCAGGATCCTGGCGGAACGACTCCGGCAACGCGAGAAGTTCCATCGGCCCGCGAACCCGATGCCGGTCCTGTTCCTGGGGTCATCCGTCGAGGGGCTCAGTGTCGCGCGGGAGGTCCAGCAACAGCTCAAACACGACCCCTTGGTGGTCAAAATCTGGACCACTGGGGTCTTTGGGCCGTCCGGCATTCCCGTCGACGACCTGATACGGCAGGTGTCGGAGGCAGACTTCGCGTTGTTCGTCTTCGGCCCCGATGACAAGATCGCGAGCCGCGACCAGCAGTACCAGGGACCCCGCGACAACGTGGTGTTCGAGCTCGGCCTGTTCATGGGGAAGCTCGGCCGCGAGCGCGTGTTCCTGATGCGGCAGCATGGGGGCGATCTCAAGATACCCACCGACCTGCTGGGGGTGACCCCGATCACCTACGTGTGCCGCGAGGGCTGCTCGCTGGCCGACGAACTGGGGCCGGCGTGCCACGAACTGCGCCAAGCTACCCGCAAACTCGGCGCCATCTAG
- a CDS encoding adenylate/guanylate cyclase domain-containing protein, with product MGFTNDLKSEVTSIINSEFVRRQGRKVPETVDLTLGNEAVDIDGAVLYADLVASTALVDSQNDRFAAKVYKMYLVAASRIIRAESGEITAFDGDRVMAVFVDDSKCTRAARAALRINHAVREIINPAIKAKYSGTDFELRQVVGIDAGPLMVVKTGIRQYNDLVWIGRPANYAAKLCAMREGGFSSWMTKAVYDGMNDSTRISAGRPMWEPVPWAGMKGAVIYRSNWHWGID from the coding sequence ATGGGGTTCACAAACGACCTGAAGAGCGAAGTCACGAGCATCATCAACTCAGAGTTCGTCCGCAGGCAGGGCCGCAAGGTCCCGGAGACTGTGGACCTCACACTGGGCAACGAGGCTGTCGACATCGATGGTGCGGTGCTGTACGCCGACCTTGTGGCGTCGACGGCGCTCGTTGACAGCCAGAACGACCGATTCGCCGCCAAGGTCTACAAGATGTACCTGGTGGCGGCCTCAAGGATCATCCGTGCGGAGTCCGGCGAGATCACGGCGTTCGACGGCGATCGTGTCATGGCAGTCTTCGTTGACGACTCCAAGTGCACCCGCGCCGCTCGGGCGGCGCTCCGCATCAACCACGCTGTCCGCGAGATCATCAACCCTGCCATCAAGGCAAAGTACTCTGGCACGGACTTCGAGCTCCGTCAGGTCGTCGGGATCGATGCCGGTCCCCTCATGGTGGTCAAGACCGGGATTCGCCAGTACAACGACCTCGTGTGGATCGGGCGGCCAGCGAACTACGCGGCCAAACTCTGCGCGATGCGAGAGGGCGGGTTTTCCTCCTGGATGACCAAGGCCGTGTACGATGGCATGAACGACTCGACAAGGATCTCGGCGGGAAGGCCCATGTGGGAGCCCGTGCCGTGGGCCGGCATGAAGGGAGCGGTGATCTACCGTTCGAACTGGCACTGGGGGATCGATTGA